The Castanea sativa cultivar Marrone di Chiusa Pesio chromosome 4, ASM4071231v1 sequence GGAACATAGCTGGATTTATATTAGATGATCAGCATTTTCTAAATTTCTTTGTGGTTTAAATCTACTGTGCAGGAGCAGCCTGGCTTTGGCAGACAACTTTGCAAATGAAAATCTGAAGTGGCATGGAActtgttttatttgtaaatCTAGAGATTGGTGAAAGGTACTCGCTGGTTGTTAGCATTGGCTTGGTTCTACTGCTATTAGTCTTTCCATTTAAGGAGGCCTTTTAAATGTGATACAAATAGGGTGCTGGCGATTTTGTTCTTCACAAGTAGCACAGCTGTATCGAATTTTTTGCTCAGGAAAGAGCATATTGGTTGGACTCATATTGGTTGGAATCAAATATTATAACATTCATTGGAAGCATCAGCAGCAGGTTGACAAGTTTTTGCATCAAACAGGAAGATAGGAGGTTGTCTTTCGAGCAACAGTCACACAAAGATGAAAGCTCGACtgcttgtttcttttttttccactgGTTTTGGTTGGATTATGTACCTGGATTTTTCCATGTAATTTTTGATAGTACTCACAGAACAGTAGATTTACTTTTTTGGAGTTCGGTTGGCTCTAAATATGTTTATGGAGTTTATGTGAGATGCAGTTGCTTATTCTGAGTAGTCGTCTAATCAAGTAGAGGCTTTgcctacccaaaaaaaaatccaagctaGCTTAATAGTTGCAGTTCTTATAATAGTTGATGACTGAATTTGAAGCAATGACTCAACCCATGAGAACATAGTGCTATTTGATTGGCGAGAACCCTCTGGCTTTTTGTAATAATGAACTGATAATAGAAGCCGTTGCAATGATCGCTTAGAAGCTGTATTAGATCGAGATAGATGACCATGAAATGGATCATCAAGCCCATCTAACACTTTTCAATTTTAGGCCCACGACATCTAGAAGCTAAAAACACATGTTATCAGGTCATCTAGAAGCAGATTATTATTTTATAGGCAATGCAAACCTTCCTGATCACAGTAAACGAAGAAAGTTCTTTCTACTTTCCTCAGGGAACAATTTACCACAGAGTCAAagattctcttttttatttaattggaaGAAAATTGCTAGAAATTTCTTCCTACTTTCCTCAGGGAACAATTTACCACGGAGTCAAagattctcttttttatttaattggaaGAAAATTGCTAGAAATTTCTCCCTACTTTCCTCAGGGAATAATTTACCACGGAGTCAAAGATTCTCTTTCtgctttttctttgctttggaAATGAGTCAGAACGCTACACTCAAAAATAAGCATGTACCTAAGAAAGTGTGAAAGTGAATGGATTGGTGATGTGatgttttcttgctttttttttttttttttttttctctctgtcCTGGGTGTCAGGCTAGGCTGTGTAGGCCTGAAATGTCTCAAGAACTTTAATATAAATTGCTTTAATATTATAACTTGTCATTGCTTTAATATAAATTCTAActtttcaatcaaaaaaaaaaacaaccagtCTTCTCAGCTTCCGCATTTGGGCCACCAACTACGAAATTGTATTCTCTAAAAAAGTTAATTAGGCTACAAATACTATTATAGTCTTGTTGGCCTCAAAACAACAACTAGCATTCAATTTCTTCCCTCTGCCATTCCcattctctctcaaaaatccATTCAAAAAAcctcttattttaattttcattcacTTTTCTTTGCCTAATTTCATCaagctttctttctcttcttccttttaGATCTTCTCAAACGTACCATTTCACTATGGCTTttctaacaaacaaacaagcctCCTCTTCTTCCATCACCcaccaatatatatatgatgtgttCTTAAGTTTCAGAGGAGAAGATACCCGCATGGATTTTACGAGCCATTTGAATGGCTTTTTGAAGTTGAAGGGTATTTACACTTTTATCGATGATGAACTTCCAAGGGGAGAAGAAATTTCTACTGAACTTCTCGAAGCTATTAGAAGTTCAAGGAGTTCCATAATTGTATTCTCTGAGAACTATGCATCTTCTAGATGGTGCTTAGATGAACTTGTCGAAATTCTTGAGTGTAGGGAGAATGGACAAATGGTGCTACCGGTGTTTTATAAGGTAGATCCCTCAGAAGTACGtaaccaaaaggaaaaatttgGAGAAGCTTTAGCAAAACATGAagtaaataatataaagaatgtGCAAAGATGGACGGAAGCTCTAAACAAAGCTGGTAGCATATCTGGTTTGACCTACAAGGACGGGTATTTAATTACTaccctttcactttttttatttatttttttttattgttataattttcaattgtgTCTAGTCactaaattttaagtaaattaacaCTAGTTACCCctaatttttttcattgatggctttaattattattttgggtcaAATTATGAAAGgattaatttttaattgctAATCTAGTTGCTACAAAGATCAATGACAGAAACATAAGAATAAACAACCAAGATAATCTTACTAATTAATTAGGACTTTCTTTTGCAATATTTagaaagtttttgaaaaagtacttaataattttgtaaaaacatCAAAAGTAGGTCTCTAATAACTTGTTTCCtcacatatataaaatttatgtaatttacttcttcttttttttgagggtgtAATTTACTTTTATTAACAACTAGTGTTATGCATGTGTCATGCAAggtataataaaaaatcatatttaaactaaagaaaatacttcaataatattgttaaaagtgaattataaattagataataaaaatttactaagTTACATGGTGAATACACACCATGTAAAACCAAATTTAACATTGAttataaaaatcatttaaaataaataatgaaacgcgttctaaatttcttgaaatttataattgactttttatcaaaatattattttatatttttaaatattttgtactATGGTTTTACTTAAAACTAAactatgttaataattttaatttatttataataagcGAAAATgtggaattatattatgctacataGTGCAAACATGACTTGTATAattaaacttttattattaaaccaaaaatttgtGGTTGGCcattaacataatataaaataaataatgaaatttctctcaaaatttgaaaaactctTTGGAGTAGAATTTTAATTGGGtaacttttatttaaaatttttgaaacattGACGATAGAGTTCAACTTAGAGCAACtatgaaattgttataatttACTTATAATACACCAAATGatctaaagagaaaaaaagaaaaagaaaaatataaaccaaataaatataGAGGAGGGCATCCACTTAGCACAACTACAATATatgatacaatttttattagtatataGCATATGGTATGATATAATTTggacataaattataaaatttactttattgcaaattttttggTGACAATTCTTACttgattgattattttaaaaattttatatagtgTACTAAAGGTTTTATAATTTCACTAacaacataaattatacaatttagtttttaatttataattaaccattttttttatggaaattaaccaaaaattttGAAGGCATAGGAACTTGGCTCAACGAGAGTATGTCACATGTTGTAACCACAACTTTTAGGGTCTCAACTTTTGTTATGTACGAGTCGTTGATTTGCACAATGCGCATAAATGTTTTATAAAAAGGTAATATGAATATACCTATTATAATCAGTAAAAAATTTCTCtattatcaaatgaaaaaaaaatttatcgagAACTTAAAAGGTAAAGCATAAAAATAACCGTTTCCatatattatttacaatataGTTAGCTATGTTAGatatttgacaaattttctcaatatccAAACTTTATCTCCCTAATATCAAATCCACggaaaatgtatctaaaaaatttataagttagacaaaaacaaaaaaaaagaaacaactacTTTCAGGacctaaaataaatcaaaaccttgattaagggggaaaaaaagtcaCCTCTAATACCTAAAATGTAGAAAacttatctcaaaattttataaataaaataatgtaaatagcataaaaaaatttccaaaaccaAACCCTTACAAAAACATGATTCAAAACCTAAAaggaacaaatatatatatatatatatatatatatatatatatatatatatatatatatatatataaattgtttctACCtcctatcaaacaaaaaaaaaaaagtgtacataTACAAACACTTTCAGGATctaaagtccaaaaaaaaaaaaaaatcacatcaacAACCAAATTGCTCTTCAATTTTTCGCTACATgtccatctaagtttttaatttttgtggcaaatgaattattaggtacaaaaaccaaagagtataaaaccaattaaattcaaaattatatatatatatatatctaatacCATGTAATCTCTTCTAAAAacaatgtataatttgaaccatataattgtgattttttaaaattgtatccATATATACGCACGGGATACACACTAGTTAATAATTAAAGCTAACAAAAGCTACAGTAATTGAGgccatttttaagtttcaaaaaaaaaaaaaaattgtggccaTTTTGAGTGTGTATGTATTGTAATTTGTAAGtatttaaaagaattttattctATCTACTTTTAGTTACCACCTTAGTCTCTTGTTTTAATATTACCAAAAACCAAATATGGATCAAATAATATTAGtagtaaataaacataaattaatttgaatatgaTAGCTGGGTAACATTATATCGCTAACACTTAACTTGGAAACTTTTCGGCCATAAGCATAACATTGCTAACATAAATGAGATGTGACAATCaaatcaacaataacaaagAATTTGCAAGCAAAACATTGAATGAATAGAGGGGAGAGATACAAAAGGGgcaataagaaatttaaatgaaaatttaaaacaattgaGTAATGGTTGTAGGAAGAATAAGGTTAGAGTGGGATATAATGGAGGGAGAAGTAGAGTTTACAATGAGAAGAGGAAAggttaaaaaataatgtaatgcTAGAATTTAAGAGATAATGCAGgtaaatattgattaaaaaattatagagatataatttttttttttgagggaatatAGAGATATAAGTTGAGAAGTCATATATTGGCAAAAGATATATGGTTTTATTATGATTGATAAGTTACAATGAGATTAGAGAATGTGTAAAGTCATGGTGTactattgaatatatatatatatatatatatatatatatatatatatatatatatatatgtgtgtgtgtgtgtgtgtgtgtgtgtgtgtgtgtgtgtgtgtgtaaaatgGTGGCGTGGCTGATGATGTAATTTTAACATGAgcatagaaaaattaaattgtacactttgaattttatatattgatattatatagatatagatatagattatatGATATTTTAGTTGTAGTGCACAGACGAAACATCTTAAAGTTAGTTCTTGTTCAtgtatttctattttctattctaACTTAttacatacttttttttgaaacttattacatactttttttgttgtgtaAATGACAATTGCAGCTGCtgtcaatttgaatttattgaagaaatttttaaaGAGATCTCAAGTGCTCAATTAAATCACATGAAATTATTTGTTGCAAAATATCTGGTTGGAATAGACACTTGTGTAAATGACATCATAAATCGGTGTTTAGATATTAAATCAAATGATGTCCGCATTGTAGGGATCTTTGGCCTTCCCGGAGTGGGTAAGACAACAATTGCAAAagttatttttaacaaaattcatTATTGTTTTGATGAAAGCAGCTTTCTAGATAATGTTAGTGAAAAATCAAGGACAAATGATGGTGTAATTCAATTACAAGAGACACTTTGTTATGAGATCTTAGGGTATCAAAATTTGAAGGTGGGGAGTATATCTAAAGGAATCAATGTGACAATTGAAAGGCTTCATCGTAAAAGGATTCTTATAGTTCTTGATAATGTTGAAGAATTGAATGAGAtagaattttttcttgaaaattgtgataggtttacttCTGGAAGTAGAATCATTATAACCACAAGAGACAAACACTTGCTTGATACtcttacaaaaaataatcatGTAATGTACTATGAGGTGAAGGAGTTAAATAAACATGAAGCTCATAAACTCTTTTGTCACGAGGCCTTAGGAAGAAAAAATTTCGAGGAAGATTATTCAGAACTGGTCAACCAATTTATAGATTATGCCAAAGGTCTTCCATTAGTTCTAAAAATAATTGGCGCAGATCTGTATGGAAGTACTAAACATGAATGGGAAAGTGCGCTAGACAAATACAAAAGAATTCCCAAGGGAGACATTcaaaaaatactcaaaataaGCTATGATGGATTGGACCAAACTCAACAGGGAATTTTCCTTGATATTGCTTGTTTTCTTAAAGGATTCTGCAAAGATGAAGTTGTAGATATACTAAGAAGCATCAATAACCATGATCCATATTATGATATTAAAAGACTTATTGATAAGTGTCTTATAATTGTTACCGAAGATAACAAATTATCGATGCATGACTTGATTCAACAAATGGGTTGGGAAATTGTTCGACAAGAATCACCAGAAGTGATCGAGAAGCGTAGTAGGCTAATGTGTTATGAGGATGCTCCTGAAATACTAATTGAAAATACGGTATGAGTTGTTTTGatttacttttttctatttattcaCAAGGGGATTTAGtcatttttattccttttatttttttttaatgtttaagaaaatataaatttattagtgTGGCTTTTGTTTGAagtttaacaatttattttttttggtgaattatTTTTACATTGTGGTTTACTTAATGTTGTGTTCAATTAGGGGTCAAATGAAATTCGAGGCATAACAATGTGCTTGCCTAAACCAAAAAACATGAAGTTGAATCTTGGAAAGATGAGGAATCTCAAATATTTGAAAGTTCGCAATGTAATTTGTGAAGACCTTGAGTCTCTTCCCAATGGGTTGAGGTTACTTGATTGGAATGAATTTCCTTTATCTTCCTTACCATCAGCCTTTGAGCCTAAAAACCTCGTTGTACTCAATATGCGACAAAGCCACATAAAATTGGACGAGCATTTTGAGGTATGATTATTAGCATTTATAAATTCTTATTAGGATTTTGTTAATGAATGCTCTTAGGGAACAAGTTaaggtgcattttttttttgtggttaaaaCTAAACCATGCATTTAATacgaaattaaataatatttctataCATTTTCGATGAACAAAAtctatttgacacttaaaaaaaaaaagagtaatgttacatgCACTGCAAGTTTTACTATATTGAGTGTACAAATTGATGTGTTACCAAGTATAAAGagataattcaaatatttatttatgagttaGTTGAAGCCCAACATTTATGTTCATTATTAGATTAGTTTGtaaattctattttgtaatACTTATAGTAATTTTagcatctttaaaaaaaatgtttacaataATTTGTAATTGAACATGTAGTATTTCTTAATCTATCCTCTTAGcttatcatattaatttttttttctttttactaataaatttcaaaaaaatatttcttctttctaCAGAGGTGTCGATTCGAAACATTGATATATATGGATTTGtcgtattgtaaaaatattacaaaggTGCCCGACTTATCCCTGATTGCCCCAAACATAAAGAAATTGGACCTTTGCGCATGCACAAATTTAGTTGAGGTTCATCAGTCCGTTGGACTTCTTGAAGAGCTGAAACTCTGGAATCTCGGCGGATGCCAAAATCTTAGAATTATACCAAGAAACCTCAAGTTGAAATctcttgaaaatatttatttctacGGTTGTGAAAGTCTTGAGCAAGGAACGGAAGCGTTGTTTTCATCAATAGGATATCTCATTGCCCTTCAGTCGttatatataagtttaaaaaacgTGAAAGAGGTTCCAAGTAGCAtctctaatttaaaaaatcttagCTATCTCTGTATGGAAGATTGTGACAATTTTCCAAAAGCCATGGATACTCCTGATTGTTtccccaaattaaaatatttaggtTTCCGTTACAGCAACATTACTACCCTCCCTGAAATCAATATCAGATTTCCGAAATTAAGACTTCTTCACTTTCACCACTGCTGGAACCTTCGGGAAATTCCAATGCTTCCACCACATCTGGAAGGTTTATACATAAAAGGGTGCGGTTCCTTGGATTCACAATCAAGAAGAAGATTATTGAGTCAGGTCTCTCCCTTTCTCATAGAAAGAaacaattttgttttactttcccaaatataatatattactaAATTTGCTAAACTGAAGTTTCTTAAATTTGCATCAGCTTGGAGAAACGTTTGGGCTTCCACAAAATATGGTATGTTCAAGGGGATCATTGCATCAGGACTCTGTTCTTGAAAAGTGTTGGGCACCTGACCTTGCTGATGATGGATTTCACTTTAACCTTATCCTTCCAGGAACTAAGATTCCAAAGTGGTTCAACCATCAAAGTGTTGGAAGCTCCGTATCATTCTCGGTCAGTTCGGAATCTCTAGCATTTGCTTTCTGTGTTGCTTTAAAAATAGAATTGAAGGTTGTGGCAAATCGATATGACCGTTTTCGTTGTTCTGTCTACATTCTCTTCAatggttataaaaaaaagttagattcTACGAATTTTTGGTTAGATTCATCATCTTTTATAAGGTTTCACTATAGAAGCAATAGCTCATTTGAGGATTGCAACAACGTTGAGCTTCTATTTGAAGTTTCACATTATAATCCAAAAATGGCAAAAATTACAATAGAAAGGTGTGGGGCCCATGTAGCATGCATCTGTCCTTCTCGGAATCCTACTGTAGATAAGATGGCCTGCATAAGAATTCATGAAAGTTTAAGAGTGTCCTTTGATGAAAACTTAAACATGTTTTTACGTAAAGTCGCTACTCAAAACCTCATCAGATTCTCGAAAACCCATTGTCCTCTCTGTGAAATAGCTGAAGATTCccttttacatctatttcaatGTTGTCCCTATGCCAAAGGAGTGTGGTATGGTGGTAGATGGGGTTTTCGTGTCGAAATGATCCAAGCTCAAATTGTAATGGAATTTGTTGAACGTATAATTGACCCCCCAAGTGAGTTACTCGCAGAAAGAATCACCAAAGATGAGTTCACATTGTGTGCAGCAGTGGCAATGAAAATCCTTTGGATGGCACGAGAGGAAGCTTTGGTTTCAAACACTAAACCTACCATAAACCAATTAGTCCATCGTCTCAACAAACAATATGACTTTTACTTGAGACCACTCACCAAAGAGCTAAATAGGGGAAGTGCTTGGACCAAACCACTTGATCAATTGGTAAAGCTTAATTTCAATGCATCGCGTGATCAAAACAATGTAGGCTTGGCTGTGGTTCTCAAAGATCAAGACGGGAATGGGAAAGCGATCGGACGTGGCATAAACATCAACAACAAGATGGGAATGCCATTGGCCAAAGAGGAGCGCAAATTGTGGTAGAGGGTACAAAGGTAAGCATTCCATGTATTTGATAAGATGTTTCTATGGGCTGAATGAATGAACTCACCTCTTTCTTTTCTAGAGAGGAGTTTCAGTGTGTGTATATAGATATAATGGTAAAATATGGTAAAGATTAAACAATTGGATtgctatttctctttctttttggtagTTGGATGAATCTCCTCTAGTGATACTCTTTATTTTGTTAGCTTGTTGTTGAGTATTTATCTCTTAGATTGCTCGGTTTGAATTGTAGAAAACATTATTGTAAATCTAGCTTGCAAGCCAAATTCTGCATTGGCTTTGGTTTCTTCTTCATTTGGTAATCTGGTTAGATCAAGAACATTTGGGGCTTTTTCTTAGGAAGTACATTCTCTCATTGCTTCTTTACCAAGCCAAATTCTGTTAGCTTCATCTCATGTGTTGTCAGGTGCTTGTTTTGTGAGTGCAGATTTTTTTGTGGCTGAGTCCATTGTGTCACGAGCAGAAGATTCATGAACCAGGGTGTGATCAGCCATCAAGCACTTTGTAGAATATCCCAAATGTCAGATTAACAGCTAGAGACAGACCTTCTAGAATTGCCACTACCGATTGTGACTGCTTCGGTGACATGCATGATCAACCATCCTGCACTTCGTCTCTAATACTTGAGTTTAAAATATGTCTGAGTAAGAAGATTTAGAGTATTAGAGCAACAAATGTTCTCTCATTTCATCTATTAAAAATTGCATGCTgtggtttttttggtttaattttctgttcctttctttttatataatgtCTATGATTTCAACCAACATCAATGGATGGTGGTtatctttatataaaaaaaaaattgttgctttAAGTCATACTCAAGTATAACCAAGCTGCTTGTCTTGTGATGTTACTCTCAAAGTAAGGGGCTGCACCTTGTTGGTGGTAGAGGAGACGTGATTGGTCAAATTTATAATTCTCATGATGATGTTTCAATCTTCAATTCTTTTTCATCGTAAATGCATATGTATGTGAAATTTAGCATTCATAAATTATTGAGTTACatattgatttcttttattcttttcctCTTCTGTTACAACATCAGCAGCGATTATTCTTTGGCTTTGCCTTTTGTGGAGACCCCTTAGAGGATTGGCTTTTAGTGTCACTAGAAAGGTTCCTATGTGCCTACATGCAACCCATGTAGTTGAGTCAATTTGTTATCATTTACTTTCTGCTCAGCTGCGTATGCCATTTTCAACATTCTTTACCGATATGAGGACTGTGTTATCATCTTTATGAGTTACAATGAGTAAATGGGAAATATGCTGAATTTTgaatgcttttattttcttgtaatgCAATACATCAATGTAGACTGTATTTAGTTTTTAGGGCCTTTTTATGTTGCAATCGTAGAAATGGACCCCATGAACCACATTATCTAATATACAAAACCACATAGAAAATGCTTGTGTTgtgaaatatattaaataacCAAATAGAAGGACTATTTTTCAAGATGCTAATTTGGGTTTTGAAAATCTGATTCAGTGCTTTGAATAATCGAAAATTACCAAACTTGACagaaaatatttaacaaggacAAAAGCTGATAAGGTAAACTGTTAACTTTATTTCctgatgtttttatttgtgtgaAGCAGCTTTATGCTTAAGAAACATGCAAACTTGTTTGCAGAAAACTTGACCAGAGAGTCAAGAGGCAAAGACAAAGCtgcaatttcaattcaagtatCTGTTTACCTGCACTCCAACTTCTCAGTATTGGCTTAGACCAGTGAGGTTTGCTCATGAGTAGAGTAAGTTACTTTGCTTCGGGTATTCTTGAATCAAACAAATGAAACTATACAATTATAATTTGCTTTATTgcaatttgaactaaaatttagTTTGAGCTTTAGGTTGTAGAACAGTCACCTTACACAAGTCTTGTCA is a genomic window containing:
- the LOC142630402 gene encoding TMV resistance protein N-like isoform X3 — protein: MAFLTNKQASSSSITHQYIYDVFLSFRGEDTRMDFTSHLNGFLKLKGIYTFIDDELPRGEEISTELLEAIRSSRSSIIVFSENYASSRWCLDELVEILECRENGQMVLPVFYKVDPSEVRNQKEKFGEALAKHEVNNIKNVQRWTEALNKAGSISGLTYKDGCCQFEFIEEIFKEISSAQLNHMKLFVAKYLVGIDTCVNDIINRCLDIKSNDVRIVGIFGLPGVGKTTIAKVIFNKIHYCFDESSFLDNVSEKSRTNDGVIQLQETLCYEILGYQNLKVGSISKGINVTIERLHRKRILIVLDNVEELNEIEFFLENCDRFTSGSRIIITTRDKHLLDTLTKNNHVMYYEVKELNKHEAHKLFCHEALGRKNFEEDYSELVNQFIDYAKGLPLVLKIIGADLYGSTKHEWESALDKYKRIPKGDIQKILKISYDGLDQTQQGIFLDIACFLKGFCKDEVVDILRSINNHDPYYDIKRLIDKCLIIVTEDNKLSMHDLIQQMGWEIVRQESPEVIEKRSRLMCYEDAPEILIENTGSNEIRGITMCLPKPKNMKLNLGKMRNLKYLKVRNVICEDLESLPNGLRLLDWNEFPLSSLPSAFEPKNLVVLNMRQSHIKLDEHFERCRFETLIYMDLSYCKNITKVPDLSLIAPNIKKLDLCACTNLVEVHQSVGLLEELKLWNLGGCQNLRIIPRNLKLKSLENIYFYGCESLEQGTEALFSSIGYLIALQSLYISLKNVKEVPSSISNLKNLSYLCMEDCDNFPKAMDTPDCFPKLKYLGFRYSNITTLPEINIRFPKLRLLHFHHCWNLREIPMLPPHLEGLYIKGCGSLDSQSRRRLLSQLGETFGLPQNMELRFQSGSTIKVLEAPYHSRALNNRKLPNLTENI
- the LOC142630402 gene encoding TMV resistance protein N-like isoform X1, translating into MAFLTNKQASSSSITHQYIYDVFLSFRGEDTRMDFTSHLNGFLKLKGIYTFIDDELPRGEEISTELLEAIRSSRSSIIVFSENYASSRWCLDELVEILECRENGQMVLPVFYKVDPSEVRNQKEKFGEALAKHEVNNIKNVQRWTEALNKAGSISGLTYKDGCCQFEFIEEIFKEISSAQLNHMKLFVAKYLVGIDTCVNDIINRCLDIKSNDVRIVGIFGLPGVGKTTIAKVIFNKIHYCFDESSFLDNVSEKSRTNDGVIQLQETLCYEILGYQNLKVGSISKGINVTIERLHRKRILIVLDNVEELNEIEFFLENCDRFTSGSRIIITTRDKHLLDTLTKNNHVMYYEVKELNKHEAHKLFCHEALGRKNFEEDYSELVNQFIDYAKGLPLVLKIIGADLYGSTKHEWESALDKYKRIPKGDIQKILKISYDGLDQTQQGIFLDIACFLKGFCKDEVVDILRSINNHDPYYDIKRLIDKCLIIVTEDNKLSMHDLIQQMGWEIVRQESPEVIEKRSRLMCYEDAPEILIENTGSNEIRGITMCLPKPKNMKLNLGKMRNLKYLKVRNVICEDLESLPNGLRLLDWNEFPLSSLPSAFEPKNLVVLNMRQSHIKLDEHFERCRFETLIYMDLSYCKNITKVPDLSLIAPNIKKLDLCACTNLVEVHQSVGLLEELKLWNLGGCQNLRIIPRNLKLKSLENIYFYGCESLEQGTEALFSSIGYLIALQSLYISLKNVKEVPSSISNLKNLSYLCMEDCDNFPKAMDTPDCFPKLKYLGFRYSNITTLPEINIRFPKLRLLHFHHCWNLREIPMLPPHLEGLYIKGCGSLDSQSRRRLLSQLGETFGLPQNMVCSRGSLHQDSVLEKCWAPDLADDGFHFNLILPGTKIPKWFNHQSVGSSVSFSIFLWLSPLCHEQKIHEPGCDQPSSTL
- the LOC142630402 gene encoding TMV resistance protein N-like isoform X2 gives rise to the protein MAFLTNKQASSSSITHQYIYDVFLSFRGEDTRMDFTSHLNGFLKLKGIYTFIDDELPRGEEISTELLEAIRSSRSSIIVFSENYASSRWCLDELVEILECRENGQMVLPVFYKVDPSEVRNQKEKFGEALAKHEVNNIKNVQRWTEALNKAGSISGLTYKDGCCQFEFIEEIFKEISSAQLNHMKLFVAKYLVGIDTCVNDIINRCLDIKSNDVRIVGIFGLPGVGKTTIAKVIFNKIHYCFDESSFLDNVSEKSRTNDGVIQLQETLCYEILGYQNLKVGSISKGINVTIERLHRKRILIVLDNVEELNEIEFFLENCDRFTSGSRIIITTRDKHLLDTLTKNNHVMYYEVKELNKHEAHKLFCHEALGRKNFEEDYSELVNQFIDYAKGLPLVLKIIGADLYGSTKHEWESALDKYKRIPKGDIQKILKISYDGLDQTQQGIFLDIACFLKGFCKDEVVDILRSINNHDPYYDIKRLIDKCLIIVTEDNKLSMHDLIQQMGWEIVRQESPEVIEKRSRLMCYEDAPEILIENTGSNEIRGITMCLPKPKNMKLNLGKMRNLKYLKVRNVICEDLESLPNGLRLLDWNEFPLSSLPSAFEPKNLVVLNMRQSHIKLDEHFERCRFETLIYMDLSYCKNITKVPDLSLIAPNIKKLDLCACTNLVEVHQSVGLLEELKLWNLGGCQNLRIIPRNLKLKSLENIYFYGCESLEQGTEALFSSIGYLIALQSLYISLKNVKEVPSSISNLKNLSYLCMEDCDNFPKAMDTPDCFPKLKYLGFRYSNITTLPEINIRFPKLRLLHFHHCWNLREIPMLPPHLEGLYIKGCGSLDSQSRRRLLSQLGETFGLPQNMVCSRGSLHQDSVLEKCWAPDLADDGFHFNLILPGTKIPKWFNHQSVGSSVSFSCFE